A region of the Clostridium sp. AN503 genome:
GGGTCTCCAATAAATTTCGTGGCTCTCCCCCTCTGTCATCTGCATTAAAAGTCCGACAAAATCATTCTCTAACTCACATGCTGCATTCCCGGCAAGTTCATCTACGGAAACCCCCAAATAACGGGCTATCAACAATACCTTATCCAAGGAAGGGCTCATCCTGACCCATCGGCTGATCAACCCCGGACTAAAATTCTGGCTGCGCTCCAACTCCGACACAGAGATATTCCGCATTTTGCATATTCTTCTTATATTTTCAACAAGCTTTTTATTATCCATATTTCACGCTCCATATACTTGAAGAATTTTTCAAGCCCTTTTCCCGATATTATACTCTCCTCTGAATCATGCGTCAACAGTCAGCATATCGTCCGGTGTGATGACCTGTGTTTTAAGCGGAAAGCCATGCGGCATTTTGAACACTAAAATGATAAAAGCATACAATCAACCATTCAGCTGATCGCATGCTTCTATCATTTTTATCCAAACAAAAATTCGTCCAGAGCTTCCAACGCTTCCATAATTCAGGATTCTTTTCTCTTCGTCTAATTCGCTCCGATTCTATCACATCGTCTTCTGTTGATTCACATTCCATGTTGCAGGACAGTTCCACTAAACCCCAGAGAATTGTACTTTTCTTAGTTTTAGGATGTGACCTGCAGGATTTCTCGATAGTTATTCTCGAATATTCCTGCATTGTTTTTCCGAACCCTCCTTCCCTGATATTATAAATGCCAATTATACTGATTCCCAACGAACTAAACGTTTCATTTCCCCTGTTAATGATTCAAAAACCAACTCAATGGTCTTGCCACATTTTCCAGTGTCTTCAATATACCGCTTCAGCTCTTCAATATTACAAAGCCTTAACTGACTATACTCTTCGCTGATCCGAACCTCCGGGATCACAATATCCTGAATCTCTATATTGGTGGGGTAACATATCGTTATCTGATCATAAACTTCCTGTATATGATTCTTCATTTCCGGTTCCGGAGTTGCCTGCATTTTAATTGGAGAATGAACGCGGCAACTTAGCCCCCTTTGAGATTTCGCAGTATAAAGCAACTGAATATTTTCCAGATCCTTCTCGCTAAATTTCTTTAACAAATTCAGCTTGATTCCATAGATAGATTCAATATCTTTTAACATCTCCATAAACTGCAAATCTTCACTCCACCCCGGCCCCGGAGAAAGGTTTAAGTTTCCAGTAATCAGCTCCTTCTGTTCTTCCAAAAGTTTGATTATAATTTCACATCCATTTTGAGCAGCTTTCATGAACATGAGAAAATGAAACATTTCATCGACACTCTCACTTGTACAGGACGCCGAAACTTTAATCTTTTTCGTTTCCACCTGATATCTTATTTGTATCTGCACCCCAATGTCCTGAGTATGATTGGAAAAAATCATTTCTGCTTCACTGATCCGTTCTATCCCCAGCATCAGGTAGTCATAACCATACGTACTCCCTTCCAGCACAAGCGAACAGGGACGCGGCGGCGGAAATTTTTTAGGAACAATCCGCCATTCGCAGTCCTTCCAGGCCTCCGTGTCCGTTGGATCCGGAGTATCTCCCAACATCTTTCGGAACTCGACAACATTTATCTCGATTTCCGTCTGCTCCCCATACGCATGCTGCATCAAATTCTGCATCGTTCCATATTTCCGATACTTTTCAGGGAGTGAAAATCTAATTTGCGCTCTTGGAGGATATTTCTCTACCGCTTCGGGAGACAATGGACGACTCTCGAGGCAGACGCGCCTTCCATCATCCACAATCCGATAGTCATAATAAGGAAATAATGGATGTTCACGTCCGATCAGATTCCTCTCATTCTCAAGATGTACCTGTATCGCTGGAATTCTGGCTTCCTTAGCCATCTCCTTCAATGCCATAGACGAATCATCCAAAATCAAATTTTTTATGTTGTTCTGGCTCACATTTCCTCGGAAAAATAGACTTTTAAACTGATTGAACTGACTTGTTTTCTTTTCCTTCTTTTCCTTTTTCATATTCTTCACCAGTGATTGTATTACTTTGTACCACATTGCCTTCATTTGAAAATGCTCTGAACTGATTGGACTGCTTCTGTTTATGGTTTCGTCTACTGCACACCTGGTATCCTGCCAGGAAACTTATCGTAATGCTGGCTAATATGCTTATCAGATATGCCCCTAAAGTTGTGCTGGGGTCTAACAGGTTTTTGAACTGCTCTAACATGTTTTTCGCCTCCTCTTAATCACCGTTTCGGGTCTGAATTGCAACTCGGCTTCTTTTGCCGATCTTCACACTCATCCACACCATATAGACAACGAAAGGCGGAAATAGCTGCTTTTCCGCCTTTCGTTGTCATAAATTAATTTCAAAGCTTGATGCGAAATGCTTTTTTTCCATAATCTCGCGCATAAATTCTTCTACCGTCTTTGGTGGTTGTCCATGTACGAAATATATACATGCTATCATCTCCTTTCTTCAAGCACGCTTGAAAAAGGATAATATTTATGTTATACTCATATTTGTCGGTATGGTATAATCAGCTACATATGATTATCCCGTTCAAGCATGTGCCAGATGATAACATCTGGCATATGTTTTATGTAAAAGCTAATTAGCTGATACAACATGTTAATTATTCTTTTTCAGGATATTATCAATCTTCTGGAATTCTTCAACAATTTTTTTAATCGATTCTATGCACTGTGCATATTCCGGTGTAATACTCCAAGGTTCTATACTTATATCATTCTTCAAAAAGGAATTGTATTTTGTCGCTATCCTCAGTCCCATCAGTGCCCGTTTGATAAACTCTTCTGCACTGACAGTTTCTGATCCCTTATATTTCATCTTATCCTCATTCACCATAGAGGACTGTTCAAACTGATTATCCACAATATTACTTGCTGATGTATCTTCCATTGTGTCTTTATTCTCCTGTTTATTCGGCCAACAATATTCGCCCCGTTTGCTGGTTCCTTCAATAAATCCATTCGTTTTCATCTTGTGAACAATAT
Encoded here:
- a CDS encoding abortive infection system toxin AbiGii family protein, whose amino-acid sequence is MKKEKKEKKTSQFNQFKSLFFRGNVSQNNIKNLILDDSSMALKEMAKEARIPAIQVHLENERNLIGREHPLFPYYDYRIVDDGRRVCLESRPLSPEAVEKYPPRAQIRFSLPEKYRKYGTMQNLMQHAYGEQTEIEINVVEFRKMLGDTPDPTDTEAWKDCEWRIVPKKFPPPRPCSLVLEGSTYGYDYLMLGIERISEAEMIFSNHTQDIGVQIQIRYQVETKKIKVSASCTSESVDEMFHFLMFMKAAQNGCEIIIKLLEEQKELITGNLNLSPGPGWSEDLQFMEMLKDIESIYGIKLNLLKKFSEKDLENIQLLYTAKSQRGLSCRVHSPIKMQATPEPEMKNHIQEVYDQITICYPTNIEIQDIVIPEVRISEEYSQLRLCNIEELKRYIEDTGKCGKTIELVFESLTGEMKRLVRWESV